The following proteins are encoded in a genomic region of Polyangiaceae bacterium:
- a CDS encoding UDP-glucose/GDP-mannose dehydrogenase family protein, giving the protein MQLAVIGTGYVGLVAGAGFSDFGNDVACVDVDADKIARLLRGEVPIYEPGLDTLIAKNVKAGRLSFSTDVVKAIRGADVVFIAVGTPPAPDGSADLSAVYAVAETIGKNMNGFKVVATKSTVPVGTADRIEEIIRRHTNEAFGVASNPEFLKEGDAVNDFMKPDRVVLGSNEPRAIEMLRHLYDPFVRTNDRIHVMSARSAELTKYASNAMLATRISFMNDLAVLAEKLGADIDRVRKAVGADVRIGPKFLFPGPGFGGSCFPKDVAALVQTARSVGHELEIVQAVERVNQRQKHLLGSKIRRHFDEQLKGRTIAVWGLAFKPQTDDIRESPAITLVEDLLEAGATVKAHDPQAMEHIRALFGSRITLCETMYDAATDADALAVVTEWHEYRRPDFQRIKRLMKNASLFDGRNVWDPDEIRTLGFWYTGIGRG; this is encoded by the coding sequence ATGCAGCTTGCAGTGATTGGGACGGGCTACGTGGGCCTCGTCGCGGGTGCTGGTTTTTCGGATTTTGGCAATGACGTGGCGTGCGTCGATGTGGACGCGGACAAGATCGCGCGGCTTCTCCGCGGCGAAGTTCCCATCTACGAACCCGGGCTCGACACGCTGATCGCCAAGAACGTCAAGGCAGGGCGTCTTTCGTTTTCGACGGACGTCGTCAAGGCGATCCGGGGCGCCGACGTGGTGTTCATCGCCGTCGGCACGCCTCCGGCTCCCGATGGCTCGGCAGACTTGTCAGCGGTTTACGCCGTTGCCGAAACGATCGGCAAGAACATGAACGGCTTCAAAGTCGTCGCGACCAAGAGCACGGTGCCCGTCGGCACGGCCGATCGCATCGAAGAAATCATTCGACGTCATACGAACGAAGCGTTCGGCGTTGCTTCGAACCCGGAGTTTCTCAAGGAAGGCGATGCCGTCAACGACTTCATGAAGCCCGATCGCGTGGTGCTCGGTTCGAACGAACCTCGCGCCATCGAAATGTTGCGTCACTTGTACGATCCGTTCGTACGGACGAACGATCGCATTCACGTCATGAGCGCGCGTTCAGCGGAGCTCACGAAGTACGCGTCGAACGCGATGCTCGCGACACGTATTTCATTCATGAACGATCTCGCAGTCTTGGCGGAAAAACTCGGCGCAGACATCGATCGCGTGCGCAAAGCGGTCGGAGCCGACGTACGCATCGGGCCGAAGTTTCTCTTTCCGGGGCCGGGGTTTGGCGGATCGTGTTTCCCCAAGGACGTCGCGGCGCTCGTGCAGACGGCGCGATCGGTCGGGCACGAACTGGAAATCGTGCAGGCCGTCGAGCGCGTGAACCAGCGACAGAAGCATCTGCTCGGGTCCAAGATTCGGCGGCACTTCGACGAGCAGCTAAAGGGTCGGACGATCGCGGTCTGGGGTTTGGCCTTCAAGCCGCAAACGGATGACATTCGCGAGTCACCTGCGATCACGCTGGTCGAAGATTTGCTCGAGGCTGGAGCAACGGTGAAGGCGCACGATCCGCAAGCGATGGAGCACATTCGTGCGCTGTTCGGGAGTCGCATCACGCTGTGCGAAACGATGTACGACGCTGCGACGGATGCCGATGCGCTCGCCGTCGTGACGGAGTGGCACGAGTATCGGCGGCCTGACTTTCAGCGCATCAAGCGGCTGATGAAGAACGCGTCGTTGTTCGACGGAAGAAACGTTTGGGATCCGGACGAGATCCGAACGCTTGGATTTTGGTACACGGGCATCGGGCGCGGTTGA
- a CDS encoding CHAT domain-containing protein: protein MRSKMFRTIFLALSLLVPPVSSAHAAPPPKAPADANWYKDALDLHQRALQELMRHEVDSAIAKLDKALAISEANKSNEYVLLTLGYLINAYTMKRDTIKVEELFDRKLELSERTYGPKSTMFAMVLNDCGDFYRQLGQFERAQPMLERALAIHSGSTGFAAMGEVAPLNNLSNLHIARGELDKAAELLERALRIQEGLLGKEHMQIAPTLSNLAVVAHHRGDLERAEEIDRRACGMIETAAPNSFSYAQCIANLGYVLQSKGELTQAKELIEKSIKIQRGALGESHPRISLTRTALGHVHQSMGDIAAAVNIYDEAIAANDRDLDMVMVAGSESQKRDFFSRIAKQTEGVVSLHLTVAPKDPAARTLALRTILRRKGKVLDAVSQNISSLRKRMSDADAELLDQLLAARADLARAVLGGVGAPPPGSPEQKRRVDDARARIDGLEKDLAKRSAEFRARGDAVTIEKVQASLSQSSALVEFIRFNPYNPNWKKRDEAWSPARYAAYVVMPSGDPEAFDLGPADAIDAKVKEFRTACADSSRTDAPLLAKALDETLLRPIMKTINALPPPPSGKPRMIFLSPDAGLNLVPFGALVDETGRHRIETFAFDYITTGRDLLRFSEEAPAPRQRSFVLANPDFGPRQPKGKVQTRFAVYFPPLPGTIEEGRVIAALLPGSTLVTETKAIERTIKDLSGPEALHMATHGFFWGEPKSMEGNTRALELEMSNVANTGSGPKTLQVPVENPLLRSGLAMAGANRREGAEDGLLTALEASGMDLWGTKLVVLSACETGLGDVAAGEGVYGLRRALSMAGAQTTLMSLWQVDDLATRDLMIKYYHQLAAGEGRVDALRTSQLALLHGKGRKHPFYWAAFVVSGDFRPVPFAIVPPGGIPPPVNPGAKGCACHVADHDQPNHVWALLLALTALARRRHHPRRFINHH, encoded by the coding sequence ATGCGCTCGAAAATGTTTCGCACGATTTTCCTCGCGCTGTCGCTGCTCGTGCCGCCCGTTTCGTCTGCGCACGCCGCGCCGCCGCCGAAAGCTCCGGCAGACGCCAACTGGTACAAAGACGCGCTCGACCTGCACCAACGAGCTTTGCAAGAATTGATGCGCCACGAGGTCGATTCGGCCATCGCGAAACTCGACAAAGCGCTCGCCATCAGTGAAGCCAACAAGAGCAACGAATACGTTCTCTTGACGCTCGGCTACTTGATCAATGCGTATACGATGAAACGCGACACGATCAAGGTGGAAGAGCTTTTTGATCGCAAACTCGAGCTCAGTGAAAGAACGTATGGTCCCAAGAGCACAATGTTTGCCATGGTATTGAATGACTGTGGTGATTTTTATCGTCAGCTCGGTCAATTCGAACGCGCGCAGCCGATGCTCGAACGAGCGCTTGCCATTCATTCCGGCAGCACCGGCTTCGCAGCCATGGGCGAAGTGGCGCCGCTCAACAATCTGTCGAATCTGCACATTGCCCGAGGCGAGCTCGACAAGGCGGCAGAGCTTTTGGAACGCGCCTTGCGAATTCAGGAAGGCTTGCTCGGCAAAGAGCACATGCAAATTGCGCCCACACTTTCGAATTTGGCCGTCGTAGCGCATCATCGGGGGGATCTCGAGCGCGCCGAAGAAATCGATCGGCGTGCGTGCGGCATGATTGAAACCGCCGCCCCCAATAGCTTTTCGTATGCTCAATGCATCGCAAACCTCGGGTACGTGCTCCAATCCAAAGGTGAATTGACCCAAGCCAAGGAGCTCATCGAAAAATCCATCAAGATACAGCGCGGAGCCCTGGGTGAATCCCACCCACGCATCAGTTTGACCAGGACTGCGCTCGGCCACGTTCACCAATCCATGGGCGACATCGCGGCCGCGGTGAATATATATGACGAAGCGATTGCTGCCAATGACCGAGACCTCGATATGGTCATGGTGGCAGGTTCCGAATCGCAGAAGCGCGACTTTTTCTCACGCATTGCAAAACAAACCGAAGGTGTCGTTTCACTTCATTTGACAGTGGCCCCAAAAGATCCAGCCGCGCGTACGCTTGCGCTTCGAACGATACTGCGCCGTAAAGGCAAAGTGCTCGATGCCGTCTCGCAAAACATTTCGTCCTTGCGAAAGCGGATGAGTGACGCGGATGCGGAGCTGCTCGATCAATTGTTGGCCGCACGAGCGGACCTCGCGCGCGCGGTGCTCGGAGGCGTTGGCGCGCCGCCGCCAGGATCGCCCGAGCAAAAGAGGCGCGTGGACGATGCGCGGGCGCGAATCGATGGGCTGGAAAAAGATCTTGCGAAACGAAGCGCAGAATTTCGAGCCCGAGGCGACGCGGTGACGATTGAAAAGGTGCAAGCGAGCTTGTCACAGAGCTCGGCGCTCGTGGAATTCATCCGTTTCAATCCGTACAATCCGAATTGGAAGAAGCGCGACGAAGCGTGGTCTCCTGCGCGGTATGCAGCGTACGTGGTGATGCCCTCGGGTGATCCCGAAGCTTTCGACTTGGGGCCCGCGGACGCAATCGACGCGAAAGTCAAAGAATTTCGGACTGCGTGCGCCGATTCGTCGCGTACGGATGCGCCTCTATTGGCCAAAGCGCTCGATGAGACGTTATTGCGGCCCATCATGAAAACGATCAATGCCTTGCCGCCTCCGCCGAGCGGCAAACCGCGCATGATTTTCTTGTCTCCCGACGCGGGCCTCAATCTCGTTCCATTCGGGGCGCTGGTGGATGAAACGGGACGCCACCGAATCGAAACGTTTGCTTTCGATTACATCACGACGGGCCGAGACCTGCTGCGTTTTTCCGAAGAAGCTCCGGCGCCCAGGCAACGCTCGTTTGTCTTGGCCAATCCTGATTTTGGTCCGCGGCAGCCGAAGGGCAAGGTGCAGACACGATTTGCCGTTTATTTTCCGCCGCTTCCAGGAACCATCGAAGAAGGTCGAGTCATTGCGGCATTGCTCCCAGGATCGACGCTCGTCACCGAAACCAAAGCCATCGAACGTACCATCAAAGATCTGAGCGGTCCCGAAGCGCTGCATATGGCGACGCACGGGTTTTTCTGGGGCGAACCCAAATCCATGGAGGGCAACACACGCGCGTTGGAGCTCGAAATGTCGAATGTCGCGAATACCGGCAGCGGCCCCAAAACGTTGCAGGTTCCCGTGGAAAATCCGCTCCTGCGTTCGGGGCTCGCAATGGCAGGTGCCAATCGTCGCGAAGGAGCGGAAGACGGTCTTTTGACGGCGCTCGAAGCGTCCGGCATGGACCTTTGGGGCACGAAGCTCGTGGTGCTCAGTGCTTGCGAAACGGGTCTTGGCGATGTCGCCGCGGGGGAAGGTGTTTATGGTCTCCGGCGCGCATTGTCGATGGCTGGAGCACAAACGACGCTCATGAGCCTGTGGCAAGTGGATGACCTGGCGACGCGCGATTTGATGATCAAGTATTATCACCAATTGGCTGCCGGCGAAGGACGCGTGGACGCTTTGCGAACATCGCAGCTCGCGCTCTTGCACGGAAAAGGGCGAAAACATCCTTTCTACTGGGCAGCATTCGTGGTATCTGGAGATTTCCGGCCCGTGCCATTTGCCATTGTTCCTCCTGGTGGTATTCCTCCGCCCGTCAACCCCGGCGCAAAAGGATGTGCGTGTCACGTGGCCGACCACGACCAACCGAATCATGTGTGGGCGCTTTTGCTCGCGTTGACTGCGCTTGCACGAAGGCGGCATCATCCGCGTCGTTTCATCAACCATCACTGA
- a CDS encoding CDP-alcohol phosphatidyltransferase family protein: MLGRPADVYRVTRKKHDQVWNTYVMRPLAAVVVAAIHRTSITPNQITLFNLVVAVIGSALLALLPTYHGGLVAILVLEVAYLFDCADGMLARYKKLASPTGHLFDFFVDEQKAVLLVAVLGIHLYRKGGFGIDGALWTPGSPGFLFAAALGAVIVASAIGLTNFVRRPELSGEATKTEAHYETHAQARPASIGALVMTFLRFLNHYPSHIWIFALADRLDVFFWMYVTLNLLYLARGWLGLVLRFGKP, encoded by the coding sequence ATGCTAGGCCGCCCCGCCGATGTCTATCGCGTTACGCGCAAAAAACACGACCAGGTGTGGAACACGTACGTCATGCGTCCACTCGCCGCGGTCGTCGTTGCGGCGATCCATCGAACGAGCATCACGCCCAATCAAATCACGCTCTTCAATCTCGTCGTCGCCGTCATCGGCTCCGCACTGCTCGCGCTCTTGCCCACCTACCACGGCGGCCTCGTCGCCATCCTCGTGCTCGAAGTCGCATACCTGTTCGATTGCGCCGACGGGATGCTCGCGCGGTACAAAAAGCTCGCTTCACCAACGGGTCATCTCTTCGACTTCTTCGTCGACGAACAAAAGGCCGTCTTGCTCGTCGCAGTCCTCGGCATTCACCTCTATCGCAAAGGTGGTTTCGGCATCGACGGTGCGCTTTGGACGCCCGGTTCTCCAGGCTTTCTCTTCGCCGCTGCCCTCGGCGCCGTCATCGTCGCATCGGCGATTGGATTGACGAACTTCGTTCGGCGTCCCGAGCTTTCGGGCGAAGCCACGAAGACCGAAGCGCACTACGAAACGCACGCGCAAGCTCGACCAGCATCCATCGGTGCGCTCGTGATGACCTTCCTGCGGTTTTTGAATCATTACCCGAGTCACATCTGGATATTCGCCCTCGCCGATAGGCTCGACGTCTTCTTCTGGATGTACGTCACGCTGAACCTCCTGTACCTCGCACGCGGATGGCTCGGCCTCGTGTTGCGCTTCGGCAAGCCCTGA
- a CDS encoding L,D-transpeptidase: MRHHVLALIAIAAASLGGCRDSKGQSPSLMAADSSAAAPAASADTTPASDVPDAAASPPPSGPTLVDLSGNVHLPPPIADDVPKLASIAMRTDVLARPDPNAPRVGYLRAGAIVEMEPEIAGTAGCKQGYRKIKPYGYVCIGPEATLDLEHPIVRATARRPDITQKLPYMYGVTMRGGPVYTRIPTPEDLKKYEPNLKSHLAKWAKDKENGATYGLDVWMKWQKDPSPPALEALEQRITDPDIPWFLRDGGRVPNLSGLIKSNDLVKIGQVDRRNGVAFVETFLHEGRRYNVSTDLRVIPADRFRPIRGSDFKGYEIGKDIDFPFALIRRTGAKRWEWNEAKKKLVASGEVPWRSAVALTGKQKFFGGVLHYEMKDGGYVDDRHAGRVDPAKKMPAWGKNGEKWIDINITKQVLVAYEGTKPVYATLVASGESGLDDPETSKSTKRGIFRIHTKYVSTTMDSDAVGEEFELRDVPYVQYFEGGYALHGAYWHDKFGRPKSHGCVNLSPEDARRLFFWTEPQVPYGWHGAARSLTGTVVFIHP, encoded by the coding sequence ATGCGTCACCACGTCCTTGCGCTCATTGCCATCGCCGCCGCGAGTCTTGGCGGTTGCCGTGATTCCAAAGGCCAAAGCCCATCGCTCATGGCCGCCGATTCATCCGCGGCTGCCCCCGCAGCCTCGGCTGACACGACACCCGCCTCCGATGTGCCCGATGCCGCTGCCTCACCGCCTCCAAGCGGCCCGACGCTCGTCGACTTGTCCGGCAACGTGCACCTTCCACCGCCCATCGCCGACGATGTCCCCAAGCTCGCAAGCATCGCCATGCGCACCGACGTGCTTGCTCGACCGGACCCGAACGCGCCGCGCGTGGGCTACTTGCGTGCCGGTGCGATCGTCGAAATGGAGCCTGAAATCGCCGGCACCGCGGGCTGCAAACAAGGTTACCGAAAAATCAAACCTTATGGATATGTGTGCATTGGGCCGGAAGCCACGCTCGACCTCGAGCATCCCATTGTAAGAGCCACCGCGCGACGTCCCGACATTACGCAAAAACTCCCTTACATGTACGGGGTTACGATGCGTGGCGGGCCGGTGTATACTCGCATTCCCACGCCGGAAGACTTGAAGAAGTACGAGCCCAATCTCAAATCACACCTTGCGAAGTGGGCCAAAGACAAAGAAAACGGCGCCACGTATGGGCTCGACGTGTGGATGAAATGGCAAAAGGACCCATCCCCACCGGCGCTCGAAGCGCTCGAGCAACGAATCACGGACCCGGACATTCCCTGGTTTTTGCGTGACGGCGGGCGCGTGCCCAATTTATCGGGCCTCATCAAGTCGAACGATCTCGTCAAAATTGGCCAAGTGGACCGTCGCAATGGCGTCGCCTTCGTCGAAACGTTTTTGCACGAAGGTCGCAGGTACAATGTTTCGACGGATTTACGCGTCATTCCCGCGGACCGATTTCGTCCCATTCGCGGCAGCGACTTCAAGGGTTATGAGATCGGCAAGGACATCGATTTTCCCTTCGCGCTCATTCGACGCACGGGCGCAAAACGATGGGAGTGGAACGAGGCCAAGAAAAAACTCGTTGCATCCGGGGAAGTTCCTTGGCGATCCGCCGTTGCATTGACGGGCAAACAAAAATTTTTCGGCGGCGTCTTGCATTACGAAATGAAGGATGGCGGTTATGTCGACGACCGTCATGCAGGCCGCGTCGATCCTGCCAAGAAAATGCCAGCTTGGGGCAAAAACGGCGAAAAGTGGATCGATATCAACATCACCAAACAGGTGCTCGTCGCGTATGAAGGCACGAAACCCGTTTATGCAACGCTCGTCGCGAGCGGCGAAAGCGGGCTCGACGATCCGGAAACGTCGAAGTCCACGAAGCGCGGCATTTTCCGAATCCATACGAAATACGTCAGCACGACGATGGATTCGGATGCGGTCGGCGAGGAATTCGAGCTGCGAGACGTGCCGTACGTACAATACTTCGAAGGCGGATATGCCTTGCACGGCGCATATTGGCACGACAAATTCGGTCGCCCGAAGAGTCATGGATGCGTCAACTTGTCGCCCGAGGATGCGCGCAGGCTGTTTTTCTGGACCGAACCCCAAGTGCCTTACGGATGGCACGGAGCCGCTCGGTCACTCACGGGAACGGTCGTCTTCATTCATCCGTGA
- a CDS encoding OsmC family protein — protein MRSVTVRTGEGKFQQFVLAGPHRSLADEPHDLGGDDTGPSPFDHVFAGLGACTSMTVKMYADRKGWPLSAVEVTVSGEKQGDGYHLKRSVKLVGELSDEQRERLLEIANKCPVHKMLTGKIEIESALAL, from the coding sequence ATGCGAAGCGTTACGGTTCGGACGGGTGAAGGGAAGTTTCAACAGTTTGTGCTCGCGGGCCCGCATCGAAGCTTGGCGGACGAGCCCCACGACTTGGGCGGCGACGACACGGGGCCTTCGCCGTTCGACCATGTGTTCGCGGGGCTCGGGGCGTGTACGTCGATGACGGTGAAGATGTACGCGGACCGCAAAGGGTGGCCTCTTTCGGCGGTCGAGGTGACGGTATCGGGGGAAAAGCAAGGTGACGGCTACCACTTGAAGCGCTCGGTCAAGCTCGTGGGTGAGCTTTCGGACGAGCAGCGCGAGCGGCTTTTGGAGATCGCCAACAAGTGCCCGGTGCACAAGATGCTGACAGGAAAGATTGAAATCGAGAGCGCGCTGGCTCTTTAG
- a CDS encoding DUF3540 domain-containing protein, which yields MTNVARLRVDETLEAAMYLGPANVVHARATEADVELSRGDRVKARLALAYAYEPCIGDEVLVIGNADGHWIIGVINGKGPTILRFPADAELSAAGSLKITADKGVDVRAHEFSVTTQKIRLIASEVAQSFKTLRQRVQELLSVQAGQTHTVVEGSMHSQSKSATILTEEKVSINGKEVHLG from the coding sequence ATGACGAACGTGGCGCGATTACGAGTCGACGAAACACTGGAAGCGGCCATGTACTTGGGCCCGGCAAATGTCGTGCACGCTCGCGCGACCGAGGCGGACGTGGAGCTTTCGCGGGGCGATCGCGTCAAGGCGCGTTTGGCGCTGGCATACGCGTATGAACCGTGCATCGGTGACGAAGTGCTGGTCATTGGCAATGCGGACGGTCATTGGATCATTGGCGTCATCAATGGCAAAGGTCCAACCATATTGCGGTTCCCCGCAGATGCAGAATTGTCCGCTGCGGGCTCGCTGAAAATCACGGCGGACAAAGGGGTCGACGTGCGCGCGCACGAATTTTCCGTAACGACACAGAAGATCCGCTTGATCGCGTCGGAGGTTGCGCAATCGTTCAAAACGCTGCGACAACGCGTGCAAGAGCTCCTCAGTGTACAGGCAGGACAAACACATACGGTGGTGGAAGGCTCGATGCATTCACAATCGAAGAGCGCGACGATCTTGACGGAAGAAAAAGTTTCGATCAACGGCAAGGAAGTCCACCTGGGATAG
- a CDS encoding acyltransferase family protein produces MRTEAARLFARALESRFHATLHGAEHLPRSGGALLVGNHAYFGMDAWVLTALLLLQCNVVPRFLGERNLWRIPIVKQFLTSVGAIPGKPDDAVALLEAGELVAVYPGGVDDSFKLSSQAYTLQWKNRAGFARVAMRAKVPIIPVAATGVDELYQIDEREPFIGRAFGGSSRYDLPLPKSLSPRRVPLDYYLLEPIDTSGDPNDEAAVERVRHATESAIRSILDPYRERLVHKTF; encoded by the coding sequence ATGCGAACGGAAGCTGCGCGCCTTTTCGCCCGGGCGCTCGAAAGCAGGTTCCACGCGACGCTACACGGTGCCGAACACTTGCCACGTTCGGGCGGAGCATTGCTGGTCGGCAATCACGCGTACTTCGGCATGGATGCCTGGGTGCTGACGGCCCTGCTTCTTCTGCAATGCAACGTTGTTCCACGGTTTCTTGGCGAGCGAAACTTGTGGAGAATTCCCATAGTGAAACAATTTCTCACGAGCGTCGGGGCCATTCCTGGCAAACCGGACGACGCGGTCGCTCTCCTCGAAGCCGGCGAGCTCGTCGCCGTGTATCCCGGCGGAGTCGACGATTCGTTCAAGTTATCGAGTCAAGCTTACACGCTGCAATGGAAAAACCGAGCCGGGTTTGCCCGCGTTGCAATGCGAGCGAAAGTCCCCATCATTCCGGTCGCTGCAACGGGTGTCGATGAGCTGTACCAGATCGACGAACGCGAGCCTTTCATTGGACGAGCTTTCGGAGGTTCGTCCAGGTACGATCTTCCCTTGCCCAAATCCCTCTCACCTCGCCGAGTTCCGCTCGATTATTATTTGCTCGAGCCCATTGATACATCGGGCGATCCCAACGATGAAGCAGCCGTCGAGCGTGTCAGGCATGCGACGGAGAGCGCCATTCGCAGCATTCTCGATCCGTATCGGGAACGCCTCGTTCACAAAACATTTTAG
- a CDS encoding DUF2169 domain-containing protein, whose translation MATSTNWPVAITTVGASKGGSVVFRQDGKLHVTCVLKSTFKLVPDEAMKLVHAEDLFCAEMHYRDNPSRSIRATSDAVPYLPRVDVVLTGFARAPQGQKVTSQRVSLGVYHSIALLEKVLEVHGDLNGPEIVHFESMPLIYERALGGLGDAQNPYGTGKAPGSAPPNILYPNDPNSVAGFGPISRALRQRKTLLGNVSPSALSEPIIELPSDFDWSYFQAAPPDQQLASLVGNEWIVIEGMHPVHRRIASRLPTVRPIATIFGIDPAKLDATISVQARLDMLRIDADKLTCSVIGRAVVPIEDERSLETMRIVAAVETEDHSYAHMLSPPTAGAGRVNTTVQVSPKVDAQRGGEGTLVLGDAAGSTSALPFAQKFDIEDEGTIDMDIASHHEGREKPVMPFAADALKTPLSKRATPIPGAPWSPVPVRKMASLSLGESTLADSHAQPRPPIDEPTRKFVRPSEFALFDPPQPPPAPPAPVPAPPPAAPSAVFTTPSTQDVPAPAKSDAPPKDFYAKTGSELPLVTPKAPPPRIPAKPAVNKSIYGGFGPPKKKT comes from the coding sequence ATGGCTACTTCTACGAATTGGCCTGTTGCCATTACGACCGTTGGAGCATCCAAGGGCGGCAGCGTCGTGTTTCGACAAGACGGCAAGCTGCACGTCACGTGCGTCCTCAAGAGCACGTTCAAATTGGTTCCCGACGAAGCCATGAAGCTCGTCCACGCGGAAGACTTGTTTTGCGCCGAAATGCATTATCGTGACAACCCATCACGCAGCATTCGAGCAACCAGCGATGCCGTGCCGTACCTTCCGCGGGTCGATGTCGTTCTAACGGGTTTCGCGCGGGCGCCGCAAGGACAAAAAGTCACTTCGCAACGGGTTTCTCTTGGCGTCTATCACAGCATTGCTTTGCTCGAAAAAGTTCTCGAAGTGCACGGTGATTTGAATGGGCCGGAAATCGTGCACTTCGAAAGCATGCCGCTCATTTACGAACGCGCGCTCGGCGGTCTCGGCGATGCGCAAAATCCATACGGTACGGGGAAAGCTCCGGGATCCGCTCCTCCGAATATTCTCTACCCCAATGATCCGAATTCGGTTGCTGGTTTTGGGCCTATTTCTCGAGCGCTTCGCCAACGAAAAACGCTGCTCGGAAACGTTTCACCGTCGGCCCTGAGCGAACCGATCATCGAATTGCCTTCCGATTTCGATTGGTCGTACTTTCAGGCGGCCCCGCCGGACCAGCAACTGGCTTCGCTCGTCGGCAACGAATGGATCGTCATCGAGGGAATGCATCCGGTGCACAGGCGTATTGCGTCACGATTGCCCACCGTGCGCCCCATTGCGACGATTTTTGGAATCGATCCGGCAAAACTCGACGCCACGATATCCGTACAGGCGCGGCTCGATATGTTGCGTATCGACGCCGACAAGCTCACCTGCTCCGTCATTGGACGAGCCGTCGTGCCCATCGAGGACGAGCGTAGCCTCGAAACGATGCGCATCGTTGCAGCCGTCGAAACGGAAGACCATTCTTATGCGCATATGCTGAGTCCGCCCACTGCGGGAGCGGGGCGCGTCAATACGACGGTTCAGGTGTCTCCAAAGGTGGACGCTCAACGCGGTGGGGAAGGAACGCTCGTTTTGGGCGATGCTGCCGGCTCCACGAGCGCACTCCCATTTGCCCAAAAATTCGATATCGAGGACGAGGGGACGATCGATATGGATATCGCCTCGCACCATGAGGGACGCGAAAAACCCGTCATGCCGTTTGCCGCGGATGCATTGAAAACCCCGCTATCGAAGCGAGCTACCCCAATTCCAGGCGCCCCTTGGTCTCCGGTGCCCGTGCGTAAAATGGCGTCGCTGTCGCTTGGCGAATCCACGCTTGCCGATTCCCATGCGCAACCTCGCCCGCCCATCGACGAACCCACGCGCAAATTCGTGAGGCCCAGCGAATTTGCATTGTTCGATCCGCCGCAACCTCCCCCGGCGCCTCCCGCGCCCGTGCCAGCACCGCCTCCCGCTGCTCCGTCCGCCGTGTTTACCACGCCATCGACGCAGGACGTTCCGGCGCCGGCGAAGAGCGATGCTCCGCCAAAAGATTTTTACGCAAAAACGGGTTCCGAATTGCCCCTCGTCACGCCCAAGGCACCTCCGCCGCGAATACCTGCGAAACCTGCCGTCAACAAATCAATCTACGGCGGCTTTGGGCCCCCGAAAAAGAAAACTTGA
- a CDS encoding DUF4150 domain-containing protein — protein MLPATNRGVGMNIGFPDVCLTPVGPAVVPIPYPNFALTAQAAVFSPIVRVSGVHALNLGSMIPMTFGDEPGVAHWTVKGPGRYVMGNPIVFVDRLPAINLTCPTMGNTGNNAVGAVLVPSAVNVFYTYAHSVPDAVKPSVAADLGDQMLGRAPDAAISWSMLDDARGYVRIGVVTSDITSRFHVAVMELERAGARGLVIDMRGCPGGDLDAVVELAARFLNEGAEIVRIEDADGDELVRRAALPAAYTMPLAILIDEGTASAAEVFVASLKAHGRARIIGRATYGKGTVQHLVPGQTTSFGYPTVARWFAPEQTAIAQHRVEPDEQIDVGADECAWIEAARLALDTSC, from the coding sequence ATGCTGCCTGCAACGAATCGCGGCGTGGGAATGAATATCGGGTTTCCGGATGTCTGCTTGACTCCGGTAGGACCGGCGGTCGTGCCCATCCCTTATCCCAACTTCGCATTGACTGCCCAGGCGGCCGTTTTTTCGCCCATCGTGCGAGTGTCGGGGGTTCACGCGCTGAACTTGGGATCGATGATTCCGATGACGTTCGGCGACGAACCCGGCGTCGCTCATTGGACAGTCAAGGGCCCCGGACGATACGTCATGGGTAACCCGATTGTGTTCGTGGATCGATTGCCGGCGATCAATTTGACGTGTCCGACGATGGGGAACACGGGAAACAACGCGGTTGGCGCCGTGCTGGTTCCAAGCGCCGTAAATGTGTTTTACACGTACGCTCATTCCGTACCAGATGCCGTGAAGCCCAGCGTCGCCGCAGATCTCGGTGATCAGATGCTCGGGCGCGCTCCGGATGCTGCCATTTCGTGGTCGATGCTGGACGATGCGCGAGGTTACGTGCGAATCGGGGTCGTGACGAGCGACATCACGAGTCGATTTCACGTGGCCGTGATGGAGCTCGAGCGCGCGGGGGCTCGGGGACTCGTAATCGATATGCGTGGGTGTCCTGGCGGAGACCTCGATGCGGTCGTGGAATTGGCGGCGCGTTTTTTGAACGAGGGCGCAGAGATCGTACGCATCGAAGACGCCGACGGAGACGAGCTCGTTCGGCGCGCGGCATTGCCCGCTGCGTACACGATGCCGCTTGCCATTTTGATTGACGAGGGCACGGCGTCGGCGGCGGAGGTATTCGTCGCGAGCTTGAAGGCGCACGGTCGTGCGCGCATCATTGGACGCGCAACGTATGGCAAAGGGACGGTGCAACACCTCGTTCCTGGGCAAACCACTTCATTTGGTTATCCAACGGTCGCGCGATGGTTTGCCCCGGAACAGACTGCCATTGCGCAACATCGCGTCGAACCAGACGAACAGATCGATGTGGGCGCGGACGAATGCGCATGGATCGAAGCTGCGCGTTTGGCGTTGGATACTTCCTGCTAG